The window TTGCCCTGGTCACCGGAGGCCACATTCTGCTCGAAGGGGTGCCCGGTCTTGCCAAGACCCTCACCATCCGCACCCTCGCGGATACGCTGGGACTCCAATTCCAACGCATCTCATTCACGCCCGACCTCCTTCCCGCCGACGTGATCGGCACACTCATTTACAATCCGAAAGACGGTTCGTTTCTACCCCGGAAAGGCCCGGTTTTTACCAATCTGCTGCTGGCAGACGAGATCAACCGTGCGCCCGCCAAGGTGCAGTCCGCCCTCCTCGAAGCCATGCAGGAGCATCAGGTGACGATTGGCGACACAACCTATCCCCTGCCCGCCCCGTTCCTCGTGATGGCCACGCAGAATCCGATTGAACATGAAGGCACCTATCCGCTCCCCGAGGCTCAGGTCGATCGTTTCATGCTCAAGGTGCTGCTCACCCATCCCTCACGCGACGACGAGCGCCGAATCATGAACCGCTTCACCTCCGCACAGTCCGTCGCGGCCA of the Lentisphaerota bacterium genome contains:
- a CDS encoding MoxR family ATPase: MDIQATTKLIAEQSAAVARIRQEVATVIVGQERLVDRLLIALVTGGHILLEGVPGLAKTLTIRTLADTLGLQFQRISFTPDLLPADVIGTLIYNPKDGSFLPRKGPVFTNLLLADEINRAPAKVQSALLEAMQEHQVTIGDTTYPLPAPFLVMATQNPIEHEGTYPLPEAQVDRFMLKVLLTHPSRDDERRIMNRFTSAQSVAAKQVVTAQDLATLRAVFDQVYCDEKVGDYILDIVFATRDPKAFKLDALVNQIQMGSSPRATLCLNLAARAHAMLHGRAYATPLDVKEIAPDILRHRILLTYEAEAEEQTSDTLIAKILSTLPVP